One Cynocephalus volans isolate mCynVol1 chromosome 7, mCynVol1.pri, whole genome shotgun sequence genomic region harbors:
- the TEX30 gene encoding testis-expressed protein 30 isoform X3, translated as MSHTENYLKTSGEYRLAGVFLGGRSMGSRAAASVMCHTEPDDSHGFVRGLICISYPLHHPKHHHKLRDEDLFRIKDPVLFVSGSADEMCEKNLLEKVAQKMQAPNKIHWIEKANHSMAVKGRPTNDVFREINTQILFWIQEITNMDKK; from the exons ATGAGTCATACAGAG aattacCTGAAGACCTCTGGAGAATACAGACTTGCAGGTGTTTTCCTTGGAG gTCGTTCAATGGGCTCAAGAGCAGCTGCTTCTGTAATGTGTCATACTGAGCCAGATGATTCTCATGGTTTTGTTCGAGGtctcatttgtatttcttatcCACTGCACCATCCAAAGCATCATCATAAACTCAGAGATGAAGATCTCTTTCGTATTAAAGATCCTGTACTATTTGTGTCAGGCTCAGCAGATGAAATGTGTGAAAAG AACTTGTTGGAGAAAGTGGCACAGAAAATGCAAGCTCCCAATAAAATCCACTGGATTGAGAAGGCAAATCATTCCATGGCAGTGAAAGGACGGCCAACAAATGATGttttcagagaaataaatacacagattTTGTTTTGGATCCAAGAAATCACTAATATGGACAAGAAATAG
- the TEX30 gene encoding testis-expressed protein 30 isoform X1 — protein sequence MSHTEVKLKIPFGNKLLDAVCLVPNKSLTYGIILTHGASGDMNLPHLMSLASHLASHGFFCLRFTCKGLNIVHRIKAYKSVLNYLKTSGEYRLAGVFLGGRSMGSRAAASVMCHTEPDDSHGFVRGLICISYPLHHPKHHHKLRDEDLFRIKDPVLFVSGSADEMCEKNLLEKVAQKMQAPNKIHWIEKANHSMAVKGRPTNDVFREINTQILFWIQEITNMDKK from the exons ATGAGTCATACAGAG gttaaattaaaaataccttTTGGAAATAAATTACTAGATGCTGTTTGTTTGGTACCTAACAAGAGCTTAACATATGGAATAATTCTTACACATGGAGCATCAGGAGATATGAATCTTCCTCATTTGATGTCACTGGCATCCCATCTTGCATCTCATGGTTTTTTTTGCCTGAGATTTACCTGTAAAGGCCTTAATATTGTACATAGAATTAAGGCATATAAATCAGTTTTG aattacCTGAAGACCTCTGGAGAATACAGACTTGCAGGTGTTTTCCTTGGAG gTCGTTCAATGGGCTCAAGAGCAGCTGCTTCTGTAATGTGTCATACTGAGCCAGATGATTCTCATGGTTTTGTTCGAGGtctcatttgtatttcttatcCACTGCACCATCCAAAGCATCATCATAAACTCAGAGATGAAGATCTCTTTCGTATTAAAGATCCTGTACTATTTGTGTCAGGCTCAGCAGATGAAATGTGTGAAAAG AACTTGTTGGAGAAAGTGGCACAGAAAATGCAAGCTCCCAATAAAATCCACTGGATTGAGAAGGCAAATCATTCCATGGCAGTGAAAGGACGGCCAACAAATGATGttttcagagaaataaatacacagattTTGTTTTGGATCCAAGAAATCACTAATATGGACAAGAAATAG
- the TEX30 gene encoding testis-expressed protein 30 isoform X2 — MNLPHLMSLASHLASHGFFCLRFTCKGLNIVHRIKAYKSVLNYLKTSGEYRLAGVFLGGRSMGSRAAASVMCHTEPDDSHGFVRGLICISYPLHHPKHHHKLRDEDLFRIKDPVLFVSGSADEMCEKNLLEKVAQKMQAPNKIHWIEKANHSMAVKGRPTNDVFREINTQILFWIQEITNMDKK; from the exons ATGAATCTTCCTCATTTGATGTCACTGGCATCCCATCTTGCATCTCATGGTTTTTTTTGCCTGAGATTTACCTGTAAAGGCCTTAATATTGTACATAGAATTAAGGCATATAAATCAGTTTTG aattacCTGAAGACCTCTGGAGAATACAGACTTGCAGGTGTTTTCCTTGGAG gTCGTTCAATGGGCTCAAGAGCAGCTGCTTCTGTAATGTGTCATACTGAGCCAGATGATTCTCATGGTTTTGTTCGAGGtctcatttgtatttcttatcCACTGCACCATCCAAAGCATCATCATAAACTCAGAGATGAAGATCTCTTTCGTATTAAAGATCCTGTACTATTTGTGTCAGGCTCAGCAGATGAAATGTGTGAAAAG AACTTGTTGGAGAAAGTGGCACAGAAAATGCAAGCTCCCAATAAAATCCACTGGATTGAGAAGGCAAATCATTCCATGGCAGTGAAAGGACGGCCAACAAATGATGttttcagagaaataaatacacagattTTGTTTTGGATCCAAGAAATCACTAATATGGACAAGAAATAG